Proteins from one Mucilaginibacter jinjuensis genomic window:
- a CDS encoding SusC/RagA family TonB-linked outer membrane protein: protein MFKSLLLKVRVLCMLLCCILSSLAVTAQTKITGHIVGSDDKQPVVGAAIRIKGTTIGTVTDVNGNFTLSATSGQTLVITYVGYATTEVNVTGAAAYPITLQVNNKSLNEVIVTGYTSQRKKDISGAVAVVNVSDAKKLPTGSSEQLLQGQASGVTVLTAGAPGAGSNVFVRGVSSFGNSAPLYVIDGVQTNSMSDLNPNDIESISVLKDAGTAAIYGVSGGNGVILITTKRGKSGKTTISYDGFYGTQVPPGGNVWHTLTPQGMAQLASAAGDNGNIGPNKIYTSSLGIPTYGWNGTKGQGAGDNVNLGDYHFDANNPANDFLIQKFNQQGTDWFHEIFKSAPIQSHNITASGGTDKNAYLFSLGYLDQQGTLIDTYLKRYQARINTTFALNDHIRVGETAYMFYKETPYGNPNGYGGYGNQAENNAISMSYRIMPQIPVYDIGGNFGGTYDGPGGEPLGNAANPVAQQYRTKDNFDKTWQIQGSAFAEADFLKHFTARTQFSGTYFNDWEYGFSSLNAYNDYENHGTSNGYFENSRYNSNYNWTNTIKYAQVIGKHNISAFAGYEQREFYGRFLSGVSTNLFSVDPDYANVSNGTLNNKAQSNAIQPTATRSLFAKVDYIYNDRYILSGTIRRDGYSAFGNEKWGNFPAGTAAWRISQEDFMKGISWINDLKLRGSYGVAGNNANINGSNAYSLFGSGFGSSYYAINGTVTSQGFNNSQIGNANTSWEKDKIANFGLDATLFNHLDMSVEYYKKSISGLLYPQPLPATVGGATAPFVNIGDIQNRGWDISATYHGVAGSDFTYSIGANITTYKNEVTSIPGDYFDASNSRVGYLIRNEVGHPIGSFFGYKVIGLNNSTAEANAAPTYAGAAAGSFKYADINGDGKIDANDRTFIGNPNPNFTYGVNLNAAYKGFDFTAVFYGSQGNDDYNFTKYYTDFYSSFTGGKSQAALYNSWGSPGVTNPTVTKASYSQTMGSTIGSSYYVENGSFLKMRVAQIGYTIPVNTTKKVGISKVRVYVQGTNLFTITKYDGLDPELQPSSYNGVSNATQSAAFGVDYGSYPTNQRQYILGVNVTF, encoded by the coding sequence ATGTTTAAAAGTTTACTCCTCAAGGTAAGGGTGCTGTGCATGCTACTATGCTGCATACTCTCTTCATTGGCAGTTACAGCTCAAACAAAGATCACCGGCCACATTGTTGGCAGTGATGACAAGCAACCTGTAGTTGGTGCCGCTATCCGCATTAAAGGCACAACTATTGGTACTGTAACTGATGTTAACGGTAATTTTACCCTAAGCGCCACGTCTGGCCAAACACTGGTAATCACTTATGTAGGTTATGCAACTACAGAAGTTAACGTAACCGGTGCTGCTGCTTACCCTATCACATTACAAGTAAATAACAAATCATTAAACGAAGTAATCGTAACAGGTTACACCTCTCAACGCAAAAAAGATATCTCTGGTGCGGTTGCTGTGGTAAACGTTAGTGATGCTAAAAAACTGCCTACAGGTAGCTCTGAGCAATTATTACAAGGCCAGGCTTCGGGTGTTACCGTGCTTACAGCAGGTGCCCCTGGTGCAGGTAGTAACGTGTTTGTACGCGGTGTATCGAGCTTTGGTAACAGTGCGCCTTTATACGTAATTGATGGGGTGCAAACCAACAGCATGTCTGATCTTAACCCTAACGATATCGAAAGCATAAGCGTATTGAAAGATGCGGGTACTGCTGCTATCTATGGTGTATCTGGCGGTAATGGTGTTATCTTAATTACTACTAAAAGAGGTAAATCTGGTAAAACTACTATCAGTTATGATGGCTTTTATGGTACCCAGGTTCCTCCGGGCGGCAACGTTTGGCATACTTTAACCCCACAAGGCATGGCTCAACTTGCTTCTGCTGCGGGCGACAATGGTAACATCGGCCCCAATAAAATTTATACCAGCAGCCTTGGTATCCCAACTTACGGCTGGAATGGTACAAAAGGGCAAGGTGCCGGCGATAATGTTAATTTAGGTGATTATCATTTTGATGCCAACAACCCGGCTAACGATTTCCTAATCCAGAAATTTAACCAACAAGGTACTGACTGGTTCCACGAAATTTTTAAATCGGCTCCAATTCAAAGCCACAACATTACTGCAAGTGGCGGTACCGATAAAAACGCTTATTTGTTCTCTTTAGGTTATCTTGATCAACAAGGTACTTTAATTGATACTTACCTGAAAAGATACCAGGCACGTATCAATACTACATTTGCACTGAATGACCACATCCGTGTAGGTGAAACAGCTTATATGTTTTATAAAGAAACCCCTTACGGTAACCCTAATGGTTATGGCGGTTACGGTAACCAGGCAGAAAACAATGCGATTTCAATGAGTTACCGTATTATGCCTCAAATCCCGGTTTATGATATTGGCGGTAACTTTGGTGGTACTTATGATGGCCCGGGTGGTGAGCCACTTGGTAACGCAGCTAACCCTGTTGCACAACAATACAGAACTAAAGATAACTTCGACAAAACCTGGCAAATCCAAGGTAGTGCCTTTGCTGAAGCTGATTTCCTGAAACACTTTACTGCAAGAACTCAGTTTTCTGGTACTTACTTTAATGACTGGGAGTATGGTTTCAGTAGCTTAAATGCCTATAACGATTATGAAAACCACGGTACATCTAACGGTTATTTCGAAAACTCAAGATATAACAGCAACTATAACTGGACAAACACCATTAAATATGCTCAAGTAATAGGTAAACACAATATCAGTGCATTTGCCGGTTACGAGCAAAGAGAATTTTACGGAAGATTTTTAAGTGGTGTATCTACCAACCTTTTCTCGGTAGATCCTGATTATGCTAACGTGAGCAACGGTACATTGAATAACAAAGCACAAAGCAATGCTATCCAGCCAACTGCTACCCGTTCATTATTTGCTAAAGTTGATTATATCTATAACGATCGTTACATCTTAAGCGGTACTATCCGTCGTGACGGTTACTCTGCATTCGGTAACGAAAAATGGGGTAACTTCCCTGCAGGTACTGCTGCATGGCGTATATCTCAGGAAGATTTCATGAAAGGTATTAGCTGGATTAATGACCTGAAATTACGTGGTAGCTACGGTGTTGCCGGTAATAACGCCAACATCAACGGCTCTAACGCTTACAGCTTGTTCGGTTCAGGTTTCGGTTCATCATATTATGCAATCAATGGTACAGTAACCAGCCAGGGCTTTAACAACTCACAAATTGGTAACGCAAACACCAGCTGGGAAAAAGATAAAATTGCAAACTTTGGTTTAGATGCAACTTTATTCAACCATTTGGATATGTCTGTTGAGTACTACAAAAAATCAATCTCTGGTTTATTGTACCCTCAACCATTGCCTGCTACAGTAGGTGGTGCTACAGCTCCGTTTGTTAACATTGGTGATATCCAAAACCGTGGTTGGGATATTTCAGCCACCTACCATGGTGTTGCCGGTAGTGATTTTACTTACAGCATTGGTGCTAACATTACAACTTACAAAAACGAAGTTACTTCTATCCCGGGCGACTACTTCGATGCATCTAACTCTCGTGTAGGTTACCTTATCCGTAACGAAGTTGGTCATCCAATTGGTTCATTCTTCGGTTATAAAGTTATTGGCTTAAACAACAGCACTGCTGAGGCTAATGCTGCTCCAACTTATGCTGGCGCTGCTGCAGGTTCATTCAAATACGCTGATATTAATGGCGATGGTAAAATTGATGCCAATGACCGTACCTTTATCGGTAACCCGAACCCTAACTTTACCTATGGTGTAAACCTTAACGCTGCTTACAAAGGCTTTGACTTTACTGCAGTATTTTATGGTTCACAAGGTAACGATGACTATAACTTCACTAAATACTACACAGATTTCTACTCATCATTTACAGGTGGCAAATCACAAGCTGCATTGTATAATTCATGGGGTTCACCAGGTGTAACCAATCCAACTGTTACTAAAGCAAGTTACTCGCAAACTATGGGTTCAACTATCGGTAGTAGCTATTATGTTGAAAACGGTTCGTTCCTGAAAATGCGTGTTGCTCAAATAGGTTACACTATTCCTGTAAACACTACCAAAAAAGTGGGTATCAGCAAAGTGCGTGTATATGTTCAAGGTACCAACCTGTTTACTATTACCAAATACGACGGTTTAGATCCAGAGTTACAGCCATCTTCATATAACGGTGTTTCAAATGCTACTCAAAGTGCAGCGTTTGGTGTTGATTACGGTAGCTACCCAACCAACCAAAGACAGTATATTTTAGGTGTTAACGTAACATTTTAA
- a CDS encoding NUDIX hydrolase, which yields MFTRQELIEYTREAKKNWLNHISIDCVVFGFHEGQLKVLSLKIKDEQKWYLPGGFVLKDEHLDDAANRILKQRTGLDEIFLQQFHVFGDPQRSRPHYEMYKDLVDNQDNWFSNRFITIGYYALVDFHNTVPAPDALSEKCVWCGLDDLPMFILDHKQILDNALDALRLQLNYQPIGYNLMPHEFTMPELQKLYETILDKKLDRRNFQRKILAFDILNRSEHPRKGGAHKAPYLYSFNLEKYQQALKEGLAAGW from the coding sequence ATGTTTACAAGACAGGAATTAATAGAATACACCCGTGAAGCCAAAAAAAACTGGCTGAATCATATATCTATCGACTGTGTAGTTTTTGGTTTTCATGAAGGCCAGTTGAAAGTATTATCCCTAAAAATTAAGGATGAGCAAAAATGGTACTTACCAGGCGGTTTTGTTTTGAAAGACGAACACCTGGACGATGCTGCCAACCGGATACTAAAACAGCGCACGGGCCTTGATGAAATATTTTTGCAGCAATTCCACGTATTTGGAGATCCGCAGCGTTCGCGGCCCCATTATGAGATGTATAAAGATTTAGTGGACAACCAGGATAACTGGTTCAGCAACCGTTTTATCACTATTGGTTATTATGCCCTGGTTGATTTTCATAACACGGTTCCTGCACCGGATGCTTTATCAGAAAAATGCGTTTGGTGTGGCCTGGATGACCTTCCGATGTTTATCCTCGATCATAAACAGATTTTAGATAATGCGCTTGATGCCCTACGCCTGCAGCTCAACTACCAGCCAATTGGTTACAACCTGATGCCGCATGAGTTTACCATGCCCGAGCTGCAAAAGCTTTACGAAACTATCCTCGATAAAAAACTCGACCGCCGGAATTTTCAGCGCAAAATTTTAGCTTTCGATATCTTGAACAGATCTGAGCACCCACGCAAGGGCGGCGCACACAAAGCACCTTATCTATACTCGTTTAATCTCGAAAAATATCAGCAGGCGTTGAAAGAAGGACTGGCTGCGGGGTGGTAA
- a CDS encoding MBL fold metallo-hydrolase — protein sequence MTITFLGTGTSQGVPVIACTCEVCTSTDKRDNRLRSSILIESDGKVIVVDTGPDFRYQMLRAKVMHLDAVVFTHEHKDHIAGLDDIRAFNYKQQAAMSVYANEQVQVALKREFYYIFSDFKYPGIPQVNLHTIDKNTPFHIGEVKLTPIEVLHYKLPVLGFRVKDFTYITDAKTISDTEREKIKGSKILVINALQRQSHISHFTFDEAIAFAQEMGAEHTYFTHISHRLGKHADVSAELPANIHLAYDGLQITL from the coding sequence GTGACCATCACTTTTTTAGGAACCGGAACTTCACAGGGTGTACCCGTTATAGCCTGCACTTGCGAAGTATGTACTTCTACCGATAAGCGGGATAACAGGCTACGCTCTTCTATTTTAATAGAAAGCGATGGAAAAGTGATTGTTGTTGATACCGGTCCCGATTTTCGATACCAAATGTTGCGCGCCAAGGTAATGCACCTCGATGCCGTAGTTTTTACCCACGAACATAAAGACCATATTGCCGGGCTGGATGATATCCGCGCGTTTAACTATAAACAGCAAGCTGCAATGAGTGTATATGCTAATGAGCAGGTACAAGTAGCCTTGAAGCGCGAGTTCTACTACATTTTCAGTGATTTTAAATATCCGGGCATCCCGCAAGTTAACCTGCATACTATAGATAAGAATACTCCTTTTCATATAGGCGAAGTGAAGTTAACACCGATAGAGGTGCTGCACTACAAGCTGCCGGTTCTTGGTTTCAGGGTTAAAGATTTTACTTATATCACCGATGCCAAAACCATTAGTGATACCGAGCGTGAGAAAATTAAAGGGAGCAAAATTTTGGTGATCAATGCGCTGCAAAGACAAAGCCATATCTCGCATTTTACCTTTGATGAAGCCATTGCTTTTGCTCAGGAAATGGGAGCGGAGCATACCTACTTTACCCACATCAGCCACCGCCTGGGCAAGCATGCGGATGTGAGTGCCGAGTTACCTGCAAACATTCATTTAGCCTATGATGGTTTGCAGATAACCCTCTAA
- a CDS encoding LolA family protein gives MKKYTLLFILALIGFNKSFAQKDAQAKTILDAVTQKYKSYDAIKTDFAFTLENPAANIKETQTGTLVAKSKSSKFKVTIYGKPVAGKPSIAQEIISDGKTQWTYLKKDNEVQVSDVDKSGEGFNPAQIFTIYQKGYKYLYTGDQKLNGKTCQVIDLSPEDAKKSVFKIRLFIDKAQKEIASALIFDKNGNKYNYTIKTFSGNAALPDSTFGFDAKAHPGVEVVDLR, from the coding sequence ATGAAAAAATACACACTACTTTTTATACTGGCCCTTATTGGCTTCAACAAATCGTTTGCACAGAAGGATGCCCAGGCTAAAACTATTTTAGATGCGGTTACCCAGAAATACAAAAGCTACGATGCCATTAAAACAGACTTCGCTTTTACTTTAGAAAACCCTGCGGCTAATATCAAAGAAACCCAAACCGGTACTTTGGTAGCCAAATCAAAAAGCAGCAAGTTTAAGGTTACCATTTATGGTAAACCCGTTGCAGGCAAACCTTCGATAGCGCAGGAAATTATCAGCGATGGTAAAACCCAGTGGACTTACCTTAAAAAAGATAACGAAGTTCAGGTAAGTGATGTTGATAAAAGCGGTGAAGGTTTTAACCCTGCTCAAATTTTCACCATCTACCAAAAAGGCTACAAATACCTTTACACCGGCGACCAGAAGTTAAACGGTAAAACCTGCCAGGTAATTGACCTGAGCCCGGAAGATGCTAAGAAATCGGTATTCAAAATCAGGTTGTTTATTGATAAAGCCCAAAAGGAAATTGCAAGCGCTTTAATATTCGATAAAAACGGTAATAAGTATAACTATACTATTAAAACCTTCTCGGGCAATGCAGCCTTGCCTGATAGTACTTTCGGGTTTGATGCCAAAGCACACCCGGGTGTCGAGGTGGTTGATTTACGATAA
- a CDS encoding FtsK/SpoIIIE family DNA translocase — MPPKGNQFKSNSFKDENKPRQGSAKEEPGKRTRPRIELPQFDLRNNGRLIKIIGLFFLILSIFFFIAFTAYLFTWQQDQSYVSHANGGWHNLFKTQQELLDNGVKDPIVDNWMGKLGALLSDQFIYQWFGLASYIFVGIFVIIGYRLLFKIRLFSLAKTLAYSFFGIIFFSVAIGFVHGLISDYPHFLEGEFGYWSNRLLDAQIGQAGTGCLLVFAGLTVLIIAYNIDFKLPERKTKGGLMPSAIGADGIVPEPVDIEGDIPDPLDWKSNRARFEPLPDNDNVDEERLQQNIIVHKPVVAAEPVETESIVPHTTAHTTVLQNNILHEPIILTPEPLMEDPADVEEEEETNEIPLTLEIEETRPQAELTIEQETPKTANELVEKFGAFDPKLDLSGYKYPPIDLLENYGSNKISVDAGELEANKNKIVATLNHYNIEIDKIKATIGPTVTLYEIIPAPGVRISKIKNLEDDIALSLAALGIRIIAPMPGKGTIGIEVPNQHPEMVSMRSVLNSEKFQNTTMDLPIALGKTISNEVFIADLAKMPHLLVAGATGQGKSVGINAILVSLLYKRHPAELKFVLVDPKKVELTLFRKIERHFLAKLPDEADAIITDTKKVINTLNSLCIEMDQRYDLLKDAQVRNLKEYNAKFVNRKLNPNEGHRFLPFIVLIVDEFADLMMTAGKEVETPIARLAQLARAIGIHLVIATQRPSVNIITGTIKANFPARLAFRVLSKIDSRTILDSGGADQLIGRGDMLLAMGSDLIRLQCAFVDTPEVELVSDFIGNQRGYATAMLLPEYVGEGEANSSPKEFDANDRDSMFEDAARLIVLHQQGSTSLIQRKLKLGYNRAGRIIDQLEAAGIVGPFEGSKAREVLYPDEYSLERHLEELAKPRD, encoded by the coding sequence ATGCCGCCAAAAGGGAATCAGTTTAAATCTAATAGTTTCAAAGACGAAAATAAGCCTCGTCAGGGTTCTGCCAAAGAAGAACCAGGGAAAAGGACAAGGCCCCGGATAGAGCTACCACAGTTCGATCTCCGTAACAATGGCCGTCTGATTAAGATCATCGGCTTGTTTTTCCTCATCCTGTCTATCTTCTTTTTTATAGCCTTCACTGCCTATTTATTTACCTGGCAGCAAGATCAAAGTTATGTGTCGCACGCTAATGGCGGCTGGCATAACCTGTTTAAAACCCAGCAGGAGCTGCTTGATAACGGCGTTAAAGACCCGATAGTTGATAACTGGATGGGTAAGCTTGGCGCGCTATTGTCAGATCAGTTTATTTACCAGTGGTTCGGCTTAGCCTCTTATATTTTTGTAGGCATATTTGTTATTATCGGTTATCGCCTGTTATTTAAGATCAGGCTTTTTTCGCTGGCCAAAACTTTAGCCTATTCATTTTTCGGGATCATATTCTTTTCAGTTGCTATTGGCTTTGTACATGGCTTGATTTCAGACTATCCTCATTTTTTAGAGGGCGAGTTTGGCTATTGGAGCAACCGTTTACTTGATGCGCAGATAGGGCAGGCCGGTACAGGTTGCTTGCTAGTTTTTGCAGGTTTAACCGTATTGATCATTGCTTACAACATCGACTTTAAATTACCTGAGCGTAAAACCAAAGGCGGCTTAATGCCATCGGCAATAGGTGCCGACGGTATTGTGCCCGAGCCCGTTGATATTGAAGGCGACATTCCAGATCCATTGGATTGGAAAAGCAACCGTGCCCGTTTTGAACCATTGCCAGACAATGATAACGTAGATGAAGAGCGCCTGCAGCAGAATATTATAGTACACAAACCTGTTGTGGCTGCAGAGCCTGTAGAAACCGAAAGCATTGTGCCGCATACTACAGCACATACCACGGTTTTACAAAATAACATCCTGCACGAACCTATCATCCTTACGCCGGAACCTTTGATGGAAGACCCGGCTGATGTGGAGGAGGAAGAAGAAACGAATGAAATTCCGCTTACGCTGGAGATAGAAGAAACCCGCCCGCAGGCCGAGTTAACGATTGAGCAGGAAACGCCAAAAACAGCTAACGAACTGGTTGAGAAATTCGGTGCCTTTGATCCTAAGCTCGATTTATCAGGTTATAAATATCCTCCGATTGATCTATTAGAGAATTACGGCTCGAATAAAATTTCTGTCGATGCAGGTGAACTCGAGGCCAACAAAAACAAAATTGTTGCCACGCTGAACCACTATAATATCGAGATTGATAAGATCAAGGCAACCATCGGTCCAACAGTTACACTGTACGAAATTATCCCAGCTCCGGGTGTACGGATCTCGAAGATCAAGAACCTTGAGGATGATATTGCCTTAAGCTTAGCCGCATTGGGTATCCGTATTATTGCGCCAATGCCGGGTAAAGGCACTATTGGTATCGAGGTGCCAAATCAACATCCTGAGATGGTTTCGATGCGTTCTGTGCTGAACTCAGAGAAGTTCCAGAACACCACGATGGATTTACCTATCGCGTTGGGTAAAACCATTTCGAACGAAGTATTTATTGCCGATCTGGCCAAGATGCCTCACTTACTGGTAGCAGGGGCAACCGGTCAGGGTAAATCGGTTGGTATCAATGCTATTTTGGTATCTTTATTATATAAGCGTCACCCGGCCGAATTGAAGTTCGTGCTGGTGGATCCTAAGAAGGTGGAGCTTACGCTGTTCCGCAAGATAGAAAGACACTTTTTGGCGAAATTGCCAGATGAGGCCGATGCTATTATCACCGATACTAAAAAGGTAATTAACACGCTCAACTCGTTGTGTATCGAGATGGATCAGCGTTATGATCTGTTGAAAGATGCACAGGTACGTAACCTCAAAGAGTATAATGCCAAGTTTGTTAATCGCAAGCTTAACCCGAATGAAGGTCACCGTTTCCTACCATTCATCGTACTGATTGTGGATGAGTTTGCCGATTTAATGATGACGGCCGGTAAAGAGGTAGAAACACCAATTGCCCGTTTGGCGCAGCTGGCACGTGCCATCGGGATCCACCTGGTTATTGCAACGCAGCGCCCATCGGTAAATATTATTACGGGTACTATTAAGGCCAACTTCCCGGCCAGGTTGGCATTCAGGGTATTGTCTAAGATCGATTCGCGTACCATTCTGGATTCGGGCGGTGCAGATCAATTGATCGGTCGCGGGGATATGTTGCTGGCCATGGGTAGCGATTTGATCCGTTTACAGTGTGCCTTTGTGGATACGCCGGAAGTGGAGCTGGTATCAGACTTTATTGGTAACCAGCGTGGCTATGCAACCGCCATGTTATTGCCAGAATATGTTGGAGAAGGCGAAGCAAACAGCAGCCCGAAAGAATTTGACGCTAATGATCGTGATTCAATGTTCGAAGATGCAGCCCGTTTAATTGTACTACATCAGCAAGGCTCAACCTCATTAATTCAGCGGAAACTAAAACTTGGTTACAACCGTGCCGGTAGAATTATAGATCAGCTGGAAGCCGCAGGTATTGTCGGCCCGTTCGAAGGCAGTAAAGCCCGCGAGGTTTTATATCCGGATGAGTACAGCCTGGAGCGCCACCTCGAAGAATTAGCCAAGCCGCGTGATTAA